The following proteins come from a genomic window of Candidatus Eremiobacterota bacterium:
- a CDS encoding prepilin-type N-terminal cleavage/methylation domain-containing protein: MMNRKRLSGAFTLMELLIVMFIISLISGIFIKMIVCSKRTFQAVAHRSGTGLDLMVSAWKISQDVKDSSIKYLCDGSTGNLQAFSFISAHDKTGKYSLKPDGTPNWQKHVVYYINPGTSTLLRKENYVDFAADPTLLKPYRIDELKKEMNSSGRMVAPSIKSVKLAPSAGGENAARLFIETESKNQNGTVDRQSRNFTIFIYD, from the coding sequence ATGATGAACAGGAAAAGACTTTCCGGTGCCTTTACCCTGATGGAGCTTCTGATTGTGATGTTTATTATCAGCCTGATATCGGGAATTTTCATCAAGATGATAGTATGCTCCAAAAGAACCTTTCAGGCGGTTGCTCATCGTTCAGGAACGGGGCTTGATCTTATGGTTTCTGCCTGGAAAATTTCCCAGGATGTCAAGGACAGCAGCATAAAATACCTCTGTGACGGCTCCACCGGGAATCTGCAGGCCTTCAGTTTCATCTCTGCCCACGATAAAACAGGGAAATATTCACTGAAACCGGACGGCACCCCGAACTGGCAGAAACATGTGGTCTATTATATCAATCCGGGAACGTCCACTCTCTTGAGAAAAGAAAATTACGTTGATTTTGCCGCCGATCCCACCCTTTTGAAGCCTTACCGCATTGACGAGCTGAAAAAAGAGATGAATAGCTCTGGAAGAATGGTCGCCCCGTCGATCAAGTCAGTCAAGCTTGCACCTTCCGCGGGAGGTGAGAATGCGGCGAGGCTCTTCATAGAAACGGAATCAAAAAATCAGAATGGTACAGTGGACAGGCAGTCAAGAAATTTTACGATATTTATTTATGATTAA